CAAGAGTTCCGTGACGGGATATTGCCACGAGATCGCGCTCCCACAGCTCGCGCATTTTCTTTTTTGCACGAGGAAACTCACTACGGGGATCAGTTCATACCACGAGAGACGTTTCCCGCACGACATACACATAGAGCGCCCGCCCAAGGAAGCGCCGGTGTTGTAGCGATAGATGACAACGTTGAGAAAACTTCCGATGATAACACCGAAAAGAAAAGAAAAAAGATAGAATACGGTTGCCATTCACTATATTGTAACACAAAAATCCCCCGCCAAGGCGGGGGATTTTTCCCGAAATGAGACCAAATACTGTTTATGGCGTTACGTCGTAGCAGAATGTACCGGCACTACCACCCGCAACACAGACATTGGAAGTAGCTCCGCCTCCATCAATGCCGGTGAGTGTCGTACCAGAAAGTGCGCGCGCGCATCCTGTTGCTAAGGTCGGACATACATCGGCATCGGTATCAAGAACGTTGCTTCCGCTTCCCTCCAAGTTTGCACCTAGATGATAGATCACGCAGTCGCCCGATAGAACCGCGCACGCAACACCGGCAGAGGTAAGGTTATCGTACAAGTAGGAATCGTTCGTAAGCGGATCAATAGGATCGCTTGGGATGAAATTTGGCGAAAGATCGAACAGACTGTCCGGATACTCGCTATTTGAGTCAAAAGAGAGCTCCAGCGCCAACTGCAGATTTTGAACATCAGAGACACGCTTTGCGTCTCGTGATTTTTGCCGCGCCGAATTGAGCGATGCCAATACCACAGATGATAAAATACCGATAATAGCGATGACGACCAACAACTCAATCAATGTAAAACCTCGTTTTCTATGCATAATTAATTCTTAATTACTAAAAAAGCGCTCGCCCGCTTTTGAGCCCTCGTATAATTACAAGTGGCTTTATTTTCAATGTATTTATTATATCACGCAAGGGAATAAAGACAGGTATTGCTGTGGATAAGTATATAGAGTAAAGAATTTACTATTTTGACTAGCGAGGAGCGGGGTGAAAACCAGAATCCCGATGATGTTGGGGTGGAGATTTTCATTCCGTCCGAGCGAAGTCAAAACAAAGAGTGTACTTTTCTTTCACTCTTTATATATTCGCCGTAATGTTATAGATGGGTACAAGCACGGAGGTAAGGAGGACGCCCACTCCAAGACCCAGCGCTACGATCATCACCGGTTCTATGAGCCCTACCAAGGTGTCCACCGAGTTGTCCACTTCCCGTTTATAAAAATGGGCGAGTGTCTTCAAGATATTGCCCATTTCACCCGTTTCTTCACCGATCTTCACCATTTGCGTTAAAATGTTTGGTATTTCAGGGTGCACCTCCAAAGAGCTGGAGAACGAGCTTCCTGATTTTACGCTCTCGCCAACCTCCATAAGAATATTTTTATACACGTCGTTGCCAACCACATTAGAGGTGATCTCTATGGCGCGTACAATGGAGATACCGGAACTAAGCATGGTGTGCATATTGTCCGCGATGCGCGACAAGTAAAGTTTCTGATACAGTTCGCCGATATACGGCGTATTCAATCGGGAATGCGCGAGTATAATACTCCCTTTTTCCGACTTGCTGAACCGCCACAAGAAAAATCCTCCTATGATAAAAAGGATGAGGAAAAAGAAACCATATTGGGTTAAGAGATTGCTGATTGCCACAACAACTTTTGTGTATACGGGGATCTCTTGGCCTGTTTCAAGAAGAATTGCGGAAAGACGCGGTATCACGAGCGTCAACATGAGCACCATCACGATGGTAAAAGTGGCGACCACGAACGCGGGGTAGATCAGCGCGTTTTTTGTTTTTGAGGTTAATTCATATGACCGATCAAGGTAGTCGGCAAGATACAAAAACGTCTCGGTCAACTTTCCCGACTCCTCGCCCGCCTTCACCATGTTGACATAAAAAACGGAAAATATTTTCGGGTGTCGGGAAAGTGCGTGCGACATGGAAACACCGGTTTGGATGTCGTCAGCGACCTCCGTGAGCGCACCCATGAGTATGCGGTTCCCCGATTCGCTTGCGAGCAATCTGAAAGCGCGGAGCGCTGAAACCTGCGCTTCAAAGAGGGTTGCGATCTGCCTTGAGAGAACCACAATATCCTTGTTTGAAACACCGCCAAAAAGTGAGAATTCTTTTTGGAAGAACGTTTCTTCGTCTCCTTCTTTGAGGGAAACGACGATATATCCGCGACGTTGCAATGACGCAATCGCCACATCCTCATTGATGGCATCAATCGTTCCCGATTTTTGCTCGCTCTCTTGCGTGAGTACGTTGTAAATAAAGCGCATACTTCTTTTAAATTAGCCTGTCTAATCCTCTCGGGTTAAGCGAATAGAGATACGCGTCTTCGGGCTTGATCTCGCCGGCGCGCACTAATTCCGCCAAGGATTTGTTCATGTCCACCATGCCATATTCCGAACCGGTCTCTATGACGACGTTGATCTCGTGCGTTCTTCCCTCTCTGATCAGATTTGAGATCGCGTTATTGTTGACCAGAAGCTCATATGCGGGAATCATGCCGCCGGATATTCTCGGGATCAAGCGCTGTGAAAAAATACCGAGCAAGCTTCCTGAAAGCTGTACCCTGATCTGACTCTGCGCTTCAGGGGCGAATGAATCAATGATACGATCTATGGTCTGCGCGGCATTGTTGGTGTGGAGCGTTGAGAGCACGAGATGGCCGGTCTCCGCCGCCGTTACCGCGGTCGCGATTGTTTCAGTGCCGCGCATTTCACCGATCATGATCACGTCCACGTCCTGTCGAAACACGCTCTGCAGCGCCGC
The genomic region above belongs to Patescibacteria group bacterium and contains:
- a CDS encoding type II secretion system protein, with protein sequence MHRKRGFTLIELLVVIAIIGILSSVVLASLNSARQKSRDAKRVSDVQNLQLALELSFDSNSEYPDSLFDLSPNFIPSDPIDPLTNDSYLYDNLTSAGVACAVLSGDCVIYHLGANLEGSGSNVLDTDADVCPTLATGCARALSGTTLTGIDGGGATSNVCVAGGSAGTFCYDVTP
- a CDS encoding type II secretion system F family protein; this translates as MRFIYNVLTQESEQKSGTIDAINEDVAIASLQRRGYIVVSLKEGDEETFFQKEFSLFGGVSNKDIVVLSRQIATLFEAQVSALRAFRLLASESGNRILMGALTEVADDIQTGVSMSHALSRHPKIFSVFYVNMVKAGEESGKLTETFLYLADYLDRSYELTSKTKNALIYPAFVVATFTIVMVLMLTLVIPRLSAILLETGQEIPVYTKVVVAISNLLTQYGFFFLILFIIGGFFLWRFSKSEKGSIILAHSRLNTPYIGELYQKLYLSRIADNMHTMLSSGISIVRAIEITSNVVGNDVYKNILMEVGESVKSGSSFSSSLEVHPEIPNILTQMVKIGEETGEMGNILKTLAHFYKREVDNSVDTLVGLIEPVMIVALGLGVGVLLTSVLVPIYNITANI